CGGCGCAGACCACGGCGAGCAGCTTCGCCGCAAAGCCGGCGGCCAGCCAGACGGGGTCCGCTCCGGCGAGGCGCGCCAGCAGAGCCGGCCAGTCGGCCTTGGCGCCCAGCACGCCGAGAACCGCCAGGGTCACCGCCAGCTTGGCGAGCAGCATCAGGCGCCCGCCCGGCTTTCCGGCGGGCAGGGTGACCGCTTCGGCGGGCGTGGCGCTGGCGTCCTGGCTGCTCAAATCCTTCATGACTCCTGCCAAACGATCAGCTCCACTCTACCGGCTCGGCGGGAGCGCGCCCATGGCCGCCAGCACGCCGGCCACGTCCATCTCGGCGAAGGACGGCCGGTGGTGGACGGACATGCGCGGCCCGTTGGCCTGGATGGGGACGGACGCGTCGCAGAAAAGCCCCAGCGTCGGACAGCCGACGGATGCCACCAGATGGGTGGGGCCGGTGTCGTTGCCGACCGCCGCCCAGGCCCGGCGGGCCAGCCCGGCAATCTCCGGCACGCTGGTGCGGCTGGTCAGGTCCACCGCCTGCGGACAGGCGGCGGCGATGGCCCGGGCGAGATCCGCCTCGATGGCCGTGCCCAGCACCACCGGGGTGATCCCGCGCGCCGCCAGCGCCTGTGCCAGTTCGCCATAGCGCTCGACCGGCCAGCGCTTGTCGGGCCGTCCGGGGGACGAGCCGGGGATCAGCAGGGCATAGGGCGCGGCAAGACCGAACCCGCCGGTGTCGGCGTCGAGCCAGGACAGGTCCGGCACCGCGTCCGGCACGATGCCGAAGGGCGCCAGCTGACGGGTGTAGCGCTCGATCACCGGCACCTTGCGCCGCCCCGGATACTGGTCGCGGTGCGAGGCGCCCCAGGCGGTGCCCGACCATTCCGGCCAGGGGCCGGGGGCGAGCAGCCAGAAATAGCGGTCGGTGCGCGGCTGCGCCTGAAGGTCGTAGACCCGATCGAAGCGCCCGGCGCGCAAAAGGCGGCGAACGCGCCCATACGCCGCAAGGGACCGCTTGCGCGGGTCCTCCAGAACCTCGTCGAACAGGCCGCTGAGACGGGCGAGCGGGGCCAGGGACGGCAGGGTCAGCAGCGTCAGATGGTCGGCGGCGTGGTGCCGCCGGATGGCCGAGAAGGCGGTCTGGGCCAGGAAGAAGTCGCCGAAGGCGCCCAGCTTGATGACCAGGACGCGGCGGCGCGCACTACGTCCATCGGGGCCGCTCTCCGCCGTCATTCGCCCCCCGCCGGGGTGCGGGCGGCCAGCCGGAGCATCAGGCCGGCGGCCAGCATGCCGCCCATCCACCACGCCTGCCAGATCCCATAGGCCGTGCTGGCCATCGCCAGCGCCGACGCAAACAGGGCCAGCGCGAAGGGTTGCAGCCGCCGCTCCATCCGCCCCGTGCCGAACAGAAGAAGCAACGCGGCCATCAGGGCCAGCGCGGCGCCGAGGGCGCCAAGCTCCAGCCAGACTTGCAGGAAGGCGTTGTGGGGGTGCAGCGGCAGCAGGCTGTCGGTCAACGTGCCGAAGCGCGACACCGCACCGTCCGGCTCCAAGGCGCGGGACGCGTCGATGCCCTGCCCGAGGAAGGGAGTCTCCAGCGCCCGGCCGGCCGCCATGCCCCAGATCTCCACCCGGTGCTGGGCGGATCGGAACAGCCAGTCGGCACCATCCAGGTTCAGCACGCGGTCGAACAGCAGCACCAGCGGCAGCACGAAGGTGAAGGCGATCCCCAGCACCGCCGCCAACAGCCCGCGGACGAGCCCCGGCGACCAGACGGCCAACGCGAAGGCCGCTCCCCCGGCGGCGATGCCCAGCATGGCCGAGCGGCTGGTCAGCAGCAGGCAGGCCGCCGCGAAGACCGTGGGAAGGACGACGGCCATCCCCCGCCGCCCGGCCCGGTCGAGCGCCATCGCCGCCGGCCAGACCAGCAGGCAGAGCAGAACCGCCGTGCGCTTGGGCACGTTGGTCTCCGCGATCTCGATGCCCGCGGGCACATGGTTCCACCAACGGTGCAGCGGGAAATCCAGCGCGGCCTCCACGGCGAACAGCAGGACGCCGGCGAACACGCCCACCAGGAAGAGGCCGGTCAGCCGCCGCGCCTCCACCCCCGGCAAGGAGGACAGCCACGCTCCGCCGGCCAGCGCGCCGAGGCCGATGTAGCCGATCTCCACGACCGTCAGTCCGGCGCGCGGCGACGGGCTCCACAGGATGGAGAGGGAGGCCAGCGCCAGGAACGCCAGGACCACCACCGTGCCGGGCATCGCCCGTTGCAGCCGCCCCAAGGCGCCGCGGCGGGCGAGACCGACCAGCCCGATCAGCGCGATCAGGATGGCCCAGACCGGCAAACCGCGCGGCGCCATCGAGGCCAGCGGGCCGAGCGCCGCCGCCGCGACGCCGGCGAGACCGGCCAGCACCGCGTCGGGAATTCCCCGTGTGGAATCGCGCTGTGACAAGGGGAAGTCCATGGGATCTCGCGTCCGTGAGGCTGGGCGCGGCTTAACAGATGCCCCGTGCGAAAGCAACGGGGACGGGCCGGGGGATTTTTCAGCCCCCGGCCCGTCCCCATCGCACCGCGATCAGGCGGTCCGCACCTTGTTGAGGAAGCCCTGCACCTCGGACCGCAGATGCTCGGCCTGCCGGGCCAGGGTGCGGCTGGCGCTCAGCACCGCGTCGGCGGCGCCGCCGGTCTTGGTGGCGGCGTTGGTCACCTCGGCGATGTGGTGCATCACCTCCTGCGTGCCCTCGGCGGCCTGATTGACGTTCTGGGCGATCTCGCGGGTGGCGAGACCCTGCTGCTCCATGGCGCGGGCGATCTCGGTGACCGTGCTGCTGATGGTGCCGACCGCGTCGGAAATGGTGCGGATGGCGCCCACCGCCCCGCCGGTCGCCGCCTGCATCTGGGCCACCTGGCTGGAGATCTCCTCGGTGGCGCGGGCGGTCTGGCCGGCGAGGTTCTTGACCTCCGTGGCCACGACGGCGAAGCCCTTGCCGGCTTCCCCGGCGCGGGCCGCCTCGATGGTCGCGTTCAGGGCCAGCAGGTTGGTCTGCTCGGCGATCTCGCCGATCAGGTCCACCACCTGCCCGATGCGCTGCGCCGCCTCGGCCAGACCCTCGACGATGCCGTTGGTCTCGGTCGCCTTGGCCGCCGCACCGACCGCCACCTGGGAGCTGCTGTTGAGCTGGCGGGAAATCTCGGCGATGGAGGAGGACAGCTCCTCGGCCGCCGCGGCGACGGTCTGCACGTTGCTCGACGCCTGCTCCGACGCCGCGGCGACGGCGCTCGACTTGGCGGTGGTCAGGGCGGCGTCCGACGACATCTCCTGCGCGTCGCGGCCCAGGTTGCCGGCGGACTCGGTCAGCGACAGGACGACGCCCGACACCGCCTGTTCGAAGCCGTTGGCGAATTCGTTCATGGTGCGGCGGCGGTCGGCGTCGATCTGCCGGCGCATCTCCTCCCGCTCGCCCTCCATGCGCTGCATCTCCAGGGCGTTCTCCTTGAAGACGCTGAGCGCCTCGGCCATGGCGCGCAGCTCGTCCTTGCGGTCGCCGGCGGGGATGTCCACCGTCAGGTCGCCTTCGGCCAGCCGGCCCATCGCCTTGGTCATGGCGTGCATCGGGTGGGTGATGGCGCGGTCGATGATCCAGGCCATGAGCATGCCGAGCGCCAGCGCCACCGCGGCGCCGACGATGATGATCAGCTCCGCCCCGCTGCGCCCGTTCTCGCGGTCGTCGCGCTGGATGGAGACGAGACGGGCCACCTGCTCGCTGACGTCGCCGGCGGCCTTGGCCATGGTCTTGGAGGCGGTGCGCTGGTTCTCGCTGGTGCTGACCAGGGCGGCGAATTCCCGGTCGAAGGCCTGGGCCGCCTCGGTGATGGCGGCGATCAGCGCGCGGCCCTCCGAATCGACCAGCACGGCCCCGGCCTGGGTGGCGAGCGCCAGCGTCTCCTTCACCGCGCCGTGCACCCGCGCGCGGGCCTCCTCGCCGTTCATCAGGATGAAGTCGCGCTGCCCCAGCATCGCGGACTGCGCGCCCTGGATCAGGCGCATGGCGATGCCGCGCAGCTGGACGGCCTCGTTGACCTCGCTCTGGGCGAAGTTCGCGGCCTCCTGGAGGGCGCTGGAGACCATCGCCTGGTTCTCCTGCATCTCGTGAGCGAGATTCTGGATTTCCTGGGCATGGCGATCCAGCGCCTGGATGCGGCCGCTGGCCGGTTCGCCGGCGCCCTCGGCGCGGGCCTGCTCGAACACCATCCGATAGGCGCCGGCGATGGTGACGATCCGCTGGGCCAGTTCCTCGTCGTTGGTGCCGACGAGATCCTTCTCGATGGCCTCGGCGTTGGCCTGCAGCGCCGCGATGGCCTCCCCGGCGGCGACCATCGTGGCCGGATTGCGGGTGTGCGCGAAGTCGGACTGCAGGCGCCGCGCCTCCAGCACCATCTCGATCAGCCGGTCGGCGCGATCGGAGGTGTCGCGGCTCTGCCGCACGGCGTGCTCGGCGTCCTTCAGGCTGACCATGTTCTGGTCGTAGCGGTCGGACTGCTGCTTGCCGATCTTCTCCGCGATCTCCCGCAGGGCCTGGGCGCGCGTCTCCATGCTCTGGGTGCGGGCGCGGGCCTCCTTGTCCTGGGCGACGAAGTTGCCGAAGGCGCTGCGGTAGCCGGCGATTCCCGCCAGGATCTCGTCCACCAGCCGGACGCTGCCGGCGTCCTCCAGCGCGGACCGCGTGCCCTGCGCCTCGTCGCGCAGCCGGTCCAGCATGCCGGGCACATTGTCGGCGGCCTTGGAGTCGCGCTCGGTGACGAAGCGGGCTTCCTCGATCCGCACGGTTTTCAGCCGGGCGTCCAGTTCGGCGGTGTGGGCCGCCAGATCGACGCGTCCGGCGTAGGTGCGCAGGCTGTTCCAACCAACGAACGCCACCGCAACCGTCATCAGAAGGACCGCCGCAAAACCGAGCGCAATCCGCGTTCCAATCGTCATGAAATCGGGCTCCCCCGGATCGTACGGCCTTGTGGGTTGGCCGTCGTCATGCCTTTGTCACTAAGGGATACAGCAGAAAGGGTTAATTTCTGGTTTGATAAACGCGACTGGTAACACCGCTTCAGAAACGGTCCGGCATCCAGGGCGCCGGTCCCGAGAAAAACAGCGCCGCGAGCGCCAGAGCATCCTCGCCGCCACGCAGAAGACCAACCTGACGGAGAGTGTGCGGACCCTTGTGCCCACTGTAGAGGGTGGCGAAAGCCGCGATGGACAGGGAAAGCACCGCCCCCTCCGCCTTTCCGCCGCCGCCCGTCCTTTCCGAAACCCGGTTCACGACGGCCTTTCCATCGGACAGGCACAACCGAAAACTGCCGGAATTCTCCGGAATCACCGCATCGGAGACATCCAGCGTCAATTCGCCGGCAACTCCAGATGGATATCCGCGGGTTTCCAAGGCGCGCCGAAGGTCAAGAATGCGCAACAGCCATTCATCCCGCGCGTCGGCACGCGGGCCGCTGTCCGGCGCCATCAGAACCAGCGGGTCGTCGGGACCGCCGCGCCAGGAGACACGGTCGACCTGCGCCCGGTAGCCGGCCAGGAAGCTCTGCGCCAGCCGCACCGAACGCGGGCTGATCAGGCACAGATCCGCCACCGTGAGTTTTCGATCGGCGGGTGGCGCCACCGCGACGTATCCCTCAAGGCCGCCAGGACCACCGAAAGTGTAAACATCGGACGGAGCGCCGTCCGGGCAGAGGGCGAAACTCCACAGACCCTCATTGCGCTCCACCAGGCCGTTGGCGGTGGTGAGCAGGCTGCGGCGTAGCGCCGCAAGCTGGCTGGCGTCGCTGGCGTCGGTCCGGCGAATCCACCCGTCCCCCGGCATCGGCCCGGCGGACAGGGCGGCCGGCGGCGCGCTCCAGTCGAAGGACACCCCGCCCCGCCCGTAGCCCAGGCGGGTGTAGAGCGGGAGAGTCGCCGGGTAGAGCACCGACAGCGCGGCGCCCCCGGCCCGCGCCTCCTCCAGCAGGCCGCGCATCAGCGCGGTGCCGTAGCCGCGCCCGCGCTCCGCCGGATCGACGGCGACCGCCGCCACGCCGCAGGACGGCACCGGGCGCCCGCCGAACCATTGGTCCATCGGCCAGACCGCGGCGCAGGCGACGAGCTGGCCCGCGCGGCCCGCCTCCGGCCCGGCGCGCAGGCCGCGCATCACACCCGGCCCGAACAGCTCCACAGACCGGTCGAAATACTCGCGGGGAATGCCGAAACCCTGGCGCACCAGGGTCGCGGCGTCCGCCCGTTCCTCGGGCAGAAGGGGGCCGAAGCCCCCGTTCACAACAGTCACACCTTCGCTCCGTTCAGCGCGCGGGCCTGATCGCGCAGCACATATTTCTGGATCTTGCCGGTCGAGGTCTTCGGCAGGGCGGTGAAGACGACCGTGCGCGGGCACTTGAAGTGGGCCAGATGCTCACGGCAATAGGCGATCACCTCGGCTTCCGTCAGCCGCTTGCCCTCCTTCACGGTGACGAAGGCGCAGGGCGTCTCGCCCCACTTCTCGTCCGGGCGGGCGACGACGGCGGCCTCGACGATGTCCGGATGCTTGTAGAGGACGGATTCAACCTCGATGGTCGAGATGTTCTCGCCGCCGGAGATGATGATGTCCTTCGACCGGTCCTTCAGCTCGATGTAGCCGTCCGGATGCCAGACGCCGAGGTCGCCGGTGTGGAACCAGCCGCCGGAGAAGGCCTCCTGCGTCGCCCGCGGGTTCTTCAGATAGCCCTTCATGACGGTGTTGCCGCGCATGAAGATCTCGCCCATCGTCACGCCGTCCTTGCGGGTCGGCTGGAGCGTGTTGGGGTCGGCGACCATCAGCCCTTCCAGCGTGGCGTAGTTCACGCCCTGGCGCGCCTTCAGCGCCGCGCGCTCCTCCAGCGGCAGGTCGTTCCAGTGCTCGTGCCAGGCGCAGATGGTGACCGGGCCGTAGACCTCGGTCAGGCCATAGACGTGGGTGACGTCGAAGCCCATCCGCTCGATCTTCTCGATCACCGCGGCGGGCGGGGCGGCGCCCGCGGTCATCATCTTCACGCCGCGCGGGATCTCGCGCTTCTGGTCCTCCGGCGCGTTGACGATCAGGCCCATGATGATCGGGGCGCCGCACATGTGGGTGACGCCGAGATCGGCCAGAGCGTCGTAGATGCCCTTGGCGGTGATGGTGCGGACGCAGACGTTGGTGCCGGCCATGGCGGTGACCGTCCAGGGGAAGCACCAGCCGTTGCAGTGGAACATCGGCAGGGTCCACAGATAGACGGGATGGTGCGGCATCGCCCAGGTCAGCACGTTGCCCATGGCGTTCAGATAGGCGCCGCGGTGATGGTAGACGACGCCCTTCGGGTTGCCGGTGGTGCCGCTGGTGTAGTTGAGCGCGATGGCCTGCCACTCGTCGGCCGGCATCGGCCATTCATAGGCCGGGTCGCCGGTCTCCAGGAACTGCTCGTAGGTCTGCTCGCCGATCAGTTCGCCGCCCTTGGCCTGCGGGTCGTCGATGTCGATGACGATGGGGCGGCGCTTCGGCTCCAGCATGTGGACGGCCTTGGAGATGACGCTGGAGAATTCCCGGTCGGTCAGCAGGACCTTCGCCTCGCCATGCTCCAGGATGAAGGCCAGCGCCTCGGCGTCCAGGCGGATGTTCAGGGCGTTGAGGACCGCGCCGGTCATCGGCACGCCGAAATGCGCCTCGAAGGATTCCGGGGTGTTGGGGGCCATCACCGCGACCGTGTCGCCCAGCCCGATGCCGCGCTTGGACAGGGCCGAGGCGAGGCGCACGCAGCGCTCGTAGGTTTCCGCCCAGGTGCGGCGGACCGGGCCGTGGATCACGGCGATGCGCTGCGGATAGACGGCGGCGGTGCGGCGCAGGAAGGAGAGCGGCGACAACGGCACCGTGTTGGCGGCGTTCTGGTCGAGGTCGGTCTCGTACGGGTTGTGCCGGGCGTCGGTCACGGATGCCTCCCTGATGCGTCTCTGTTCAAGAACTCGTTGGGAAGAGTCTTGCCAGAGAATCCAGAGGCTTGGAAGAGGGGTGGCCGGGCGATGCGCGCTCATGCCGCGCTGCGGCATCCTGCCCGGTTGACCGTATCGCTTGTCGGGCGGTCAGCCCTTGCGGACGGTTTCGACCCGCCCGCCGGTCATGGCGACAAGCTGCGCCGGGGTCAGGCGGAAGACCGCGTTGGGGGTGCCGGCGGCGGCCCAGATGGTGTCGAGGGCCATCAGGTCGGCGTCGATCAGGACCAGCGGCGGCACGGCGTGGCCGATGGGCGGCACCCCGCCGATGGCGAAGCCGGTGGCCTCGCGGACGAAGTCCGGATCGGCCCGCCCGATCTTCTCGCCGATCAGCCGGCCGACCGCCTTCTCGTCCACCCGGTTGGCCCCGCTGGCCACCACCAGCACTGGACGGCCGCTGTCTTTCGCACGGAAGATCAGGGACTTGGCGATCTGCGCCACGGCGCAGCCGACGGCGTTGGCCGCGTCTTCCGAGGTGCGGGTGCTGCCCTCATGCTCCACCACCGCGTGGCCATGGCCGAAGCCGTCCAGCAGGGCCTGGACGCGTTGGGCGGAGGGGCTGAGGGCCGCCATGGCGCCTTACTTCGCCAGTTCGCGGGAGCGGTTCGCGGCGGCGGCGACGGCGCGGTCTAGCAGCGGCTGAATCCCGTCACCGGCCATCAGCACATCGAGCGCCGCCTGGGTGGTGCCGTTGGGGCTGGTCACCGCCTTGCGCAGGTCGGCGGCCGCGATCGGGGACTGGTGGAGCAGCTCGCCCGCCCCCGCAACGGTGGCCCGCGCCAGACGCATGGCAAGATCGGCGGGCAGCCCGGCGGCCTCGCCGGCCTTCGCCATCGCCTCGACCATCAGGAAGACGTAGGCCGGGCCGCTGCCCGAGACGGCGGTCACCGGATCGAGAAGCGACTCGTCCTCCACCCAGGCCACGTCGCCGACGGCGCGCAGCAGCGAATCGCACAGCGTCCTCTGCGCCTCGGTCACCACCGGGTTGCCGACGGCGACGGTCATGCCGCGGCCGATGGCGGCGGGCGTGTTGGGCATGGAGCGGACAATGGCGGCCCCCTCCCCCAGCGCCGATTCGAAGGAGGCGATGGTCTTGCCGGCGGCGACGGACAGGAACACCGTGCCGGGACGGACCAGCGCCCGGTAGGCCGGAAGAGCCGAGTCCATCACCTGCGGCTTCACCGCAAGAACGACAACATCGGGCACGAAGCCGGCAGGCACGGCATCCGGCCCGCCCGCCAGGACGACGGCGGGGTTGCCGCGCAGGGATTCCGGCAGGCCGGACGGCTCGACCACGGCGACGCTGGACGCGATGCCGGCCTTCAGCCAGCCGTCGAGCATCGCGCCGCCCATCTTGCCGCAGCCGGCCAGAAGCAACGTGCACCCCTGCGTCATGACGCTCACGCCTCCCCGGCGGTGTCGAGGATGGCGGCGGACACCGCCTCCGACGCCGACTTGCCGCCCCAGATCACGAACTGGAAGGCGGGGTAGAAGCGCTCGCACTCCGACAGGGCGATCTCGACGAGGTCCTCAAGCTGCTCCACCGTCGCGCCGCGCGAGCCGCGCAGCAGCATGGTCTGGCGGAACATAGGCGTGTGCTCCTCGGAGCAGACGTCGAAATGGCCCAGCCACATGCGCGCGTTCACCTCCGCCAGCAGGTCGTTGACGGACGACCGGCGTGCCGCCGGGACCTTCATGTCGAACTGGCAGGAGAACTGCATCGCGCTGACGTCGGACTGCCAGACGAAGTAGAGACGGTAATCGCACCAGCGCCCGCCGATCTCGACGATCAGCTCGTCCTCGCCGGCCCGCTCGAAGGGCCATTCGTTGGCGGTGACGATCTCCTCGACGATGTCCAGGGGATTGTGCGCGGATGAGGGGGTGTCGACGGCAACAGCCGACATGTCGGCGTCCTCCTGTAAAGGCGCGGTGGACGGAACCGCCCCGGGGCCGGTCCGCCTTCGCGCATGAAGGGGAAGCCCCGAGATGTTGTGGCTGGCAGACGGATGGATACCACCCAATGCACCGTGCCAAAAGGGTCTGGCCGGCGC
The window above is part of the Azospirillum sp. TSH58 genome. Proteins encoded here:
- a CDS encoding glycosyltransferase family 9 protein, encoding MTAESGPDGRSARRRVLVIKLGAFGDFFLAQTAFSAIRRHHAADHLTLLTLPSLAPLARLSGLFDEVLEDPRKRSLAAYGRVRRLLRAGRFDRVYDLQAQPRTDRYFWLLAPGPWPEWSGTAWGASHRDQYPGRRKVPVIERYTRQLAPFGIVPDAVPDLSWLDADTGGFGLAAPYALLIPGSSPGRPDKRWPVERYGELAQALAARGITPVVLGTAIEADLARAIAAACPQAVDLTSRTSVPEIAGLARRAWAAVGNDTGPTHLVASVGCPTLGLFCDASVPIQANGPRMSVHHRPSFAEMDVAGVLAAMGALPPSR
- a CDS encoding O-antigen ligase family protein — encoded protein: MDFPLSQRDSTRGIPDAVLAGLAGVAAAALGPLASMAPRGLPVWAILIALIGLVGLARRGALGRLQRAMPGTVVVLAFLALASLSILWSPSPRAGLTVVEIGYIGLGALAGGAWLSSLPGVEARRLTGLFLVGVFAGVLLFAVEAALDFPLHRWWNHVPAGIEIAETNVPKRTAVLLCLLVWPAAMALDRAGRRGMAVVLPTVFAAACLLLTSRSAMLGIAAGGAAFALAVWSPGLVRGLLAAVLGIAFTFVLPLVLLFDRVLNLDGADWLFRSAQHRVEIWGMAAGRALETPFLGQGIDASRALEPDGAVSRFGTLTDSLLPLHPHNAFLQVWLELGALGAALALMAALLLLFGTGRMERRLQPFALALFASALAMASTAYGIWQAWWMGGMLAAGLMLRLAARTPAGGE
- a CDS encoding methyl-accepting chemotaxis protein, translating into MTIGTRIALGFAAVLLMTVAVAFVGWNSLRTYAGRVDLAAHTAELDARLKTVRIEEARFVTERDSKAADNVPGMLDRLRDEAQGTRSALEDAGSVRLVDEILAGIAGYRSAFGNFVAQDKEARARTQSMETRAQALREIAEKIGKQQSDRYDQNMVSLKDAEHAVRQSRDTSDRADRLIEMVLEARRLQSDFAHTRNPATMVAAGEAIAALQANAEAIEKDLVGTNDEELAQRIVTIAGAYRMVFEQARAEGAGEPASGRIQALDRHAQEIQNLAHEMQENQAMVSSALQEAANFAQSEVNEAVQLRGIAMRLIQGAQSAMLGQRDFILMNGEEARARVHGAVKETLALATQAGAVLVDSEGRALIAAITEAAQAFDREFAALVSTSENQRTASKTMAKAAGDVSEQVARLVSIQRDDRENGRSGAELIIIVGAAVALALGMLMAWIIDRAITHPMHAMTKAMGRLAEGDLTVDIPAGDRKDELRAMAEALSVFKENALEMQRMEGEREEMRRQIDADRRRTMNEFANGFEQAVSGVVLSLTESAGNLGRDAQEMSSDAALTTAKSSAVAAASEQASSNVQTVAAAAEELSSSIAEISRQLNSSSQVAVGAAAKATETNGIVEGLAEAAQRIGQVVDLIGEIAEQTNLLALNATIEAARAGEAGKGFAVVATEVKNLAGQTARATEEISSQVAQMQAATGGAVGAIRTISDAVGTISSTVTEIARAMEQQGLATREIAQNVNQAAEGTQEVMHHIAEVTNAATKTGGAADAVLSASRTLARQAEHLRSEVQGFLNKVRTA
- the eis gene encoding enhanced intracellular survival protein Eis; the protein is MTVVNGGFGPLLPEERADAATLVRQGFGIPREYFDRSVELFGPGVMRGLRAGPEAGRAGQLVACAAVWPMDQWFGGRPVPSCGVAAVAVDPAERGRGYGTALMRGLLEEARAGGAALSVLYPATLPLYTRLGYGRGGVSFDWSAPPAALSAGPMPGDGWIRRTDASDASQLAALRRSLLTTANGLVERNEGLWSFALCPDGAPSDVYTFGGPGGLEGYVAVAPPADRKLTVADLCLISPRSVRLAQSFLAGYRAQVDRVSWRGGPDDPLVLMAPDSGPRADARDEWLLRILDLRRALETRGYPSGVAGELTLDVSDAVIPENSGSFRLCLSDGKAVVNRVSERTGGGGKAEGAVLSLSIAAFATLYSGHKGPHTLRQVGLLRGGEDALALAALFFSGPAPWMPDRF
- a CDS encoding acyl-CoA synthetase, producing MTDARHNPYETDLDQNAANTVPLSPLSFLRRTAAVYPQRIAVIHGPVRRTWAETYERCVRLASALSKRGIGLGDTVAVMAPNTPESFEAHFGVPMTGAVLNALNIRLDAEALAFILEHGEAKVLLTDREFSSVISKAVHMLEPKRRPIVIDIDDPQAKGGELIGEQTYEQFLETGDPAYEWPMPADEWQAIALNYTSGTTGNPKGVVYHHRGAYLNAMGNVLTWAMPHHPVYLWTLPMFHCNGWCFPWTVTAMAGTNVCVRTITAKGIYDALADLGVTHMCGAPIIMGLIVNAPEDQKREIPRGVKMMTAGAAPPAAVIEKIERMGFDVTHVYGLTEVYGPVTICAWHEHWNDLPLEERAALKARQGVNYATLEGLMVADPNTLQPTRKDGVTMGEIFMRGNTVMKGYLKNPRATQEAFSGGWFHTGDLGVWHPDGYIELKDRSKDIIISGGENISTIEVESVLYKHPDIVEAAVVARPDEKWGETPCAFVTVKEGKRLTEAEVIAYCREHLAHFKCPRTVVFTALPKTSTGKIQKYVLRDQARALNGAKV
- a CDS encoding YbaK/EbsC family protein; translated protein: MAALSPSAQRVQALLDGFGHGHAVVEHEGSTRTSEDAANAVGCAVAQIAKSLIFRAKDSGRPVLVVASGANRVDEKAVGRLIGEKIGRADPDFVREATGFAIGGVPPIGHAVPPLVLIDADLMALDTIWAAAGTPNAVFRLTPAQLVAMTGGRVETVRKG
- the proC gene encoding pyrroline-5-carboxylate reductase gives rise to the protein MTQGCTLLLAGCGKMGGAMLDGWLKAGIASSVAVVEPSGLPESLRGNPAVVLAGGPDAVPAGFVPDVVVLAVKPQVMDSALPAYRALVRPGTVFLSVAAGKTIASFESALGEGAAIVRSMPNTPAAIGRGMTVAVGNPVVTEAQRTLCDSLLRAVGDVAWVEDESLLDPVTAVSGSGPAYVFLMVEAMAKAGEAAGLPADLAMRLARATVAGAGELLHQSPIAAADLRKAVTSPNGTTQAALDVLMAGDGIQPLLDRAVAAAANRSRELAK
- a CDS encoding YbjN domain-containing protein, producing MSAVAVDTPSSAHNPLDIVEEIVTANEWPFERAGEDELIVEIGGRWCDYRLYFVWQSDVSAMQFSCQFDMKVPAARRSSVNDLLAEVNARMWLGHFDVCSEEHTPMFRQTMLLRGSRGATVEQLEDLVEIALSECERFYPAFQFVIWGGKSASEAVSAAILDTAGEA